A region from the Aquipuribacter hungaricus genome encodes:
- a CDS encoding GAF and ANTAR domain-containing protein, translated as MSNGQDGSGDLTRRARRGQASLQDTGAARGQDLLAQALTRVARTLEGSGTPAATLDGIVGAAVALVPGVDEASISLVLGRRRIVSEAATGPLPRAVDQLQAETGEGPCVDAAYEQETVRVADMATEQRWPLFAARAAEAGARGMLSVQLFVSGDDLGALNLYSHAADAFDDESEHVGLMVASHAAIAYASVRRQAQLSEAVSSRLVIGQAQGMLMERYGLDDGQAFALLVRASRTTNDKLRVVARRLVDTRELPPSAAPSELT; from the coding sequence GTGAGCAACGGGCAGGACGGGTCCGGCGACCTGACCCGGCGGGCCCGGCGGGGCCAGGCGTCCCTGCAGGACACCGGCGCGGCGCGCGGGCAGGACCTGCTGGCGCAGGCGCTGACCCGCGTGGCACGGACGCTGGAAGGCTCCGGGACCCCGGCGGCCACGCTCGACGGCATCGTCGGGGCCGCCGTGGCCCTCGTCCCCGGGGTCGACGAGGCCTCCATCAGCCTCGTGCTCGGCCGGCGGCGGATCGTGTCCGAGGCCGCCACCGGGCCGCTCCCCCGCGCCGTCGACCAGCTCCAGGCAGAGACCGGCGAGGGCCCGTGCGTGGACGCCGCGTACGAGCAGGAGACGGTCCGCGTCGCGGACATGGCCACCGAGCAGCGGTGGCCGCTGTTCGCCGCCCGCGCGGCGGAGGCCGGCGCCCGCGGCATGCTCTCGGTGCAGCTGTTCGTCAGCGGGGACGACCTGGGCGCGCTCAACCTGTACTCCCACGCCGCCGACGCCTTCGACGACGAGTCCGAGCACGTGGGCCTCATGGTCGCCTCGCACGCCGCGATCGCGTACGCCTCCGTCCGACGGCAGGCGCAGCTGAGCGAGGCGGTCAGCTCCCGCCTGGTCATCGGCCAGGCCCAGGGGATGCTCATGGAGCGCTACGGGCTGGACGACGGCCAGGCGTTCGCGCTGCTCGTGCGGGCCAGCCGCACGACGAACGACAAGCTGCGCGTCGTCGCCCGCAGGCTGGTCGACACGCGCGAGCTGCCCCCCAGCGCGGCACCGTCCGAGCTCACGTAG
- a CDS encoding pyridoxamine 5'-phosphate oxidase family protein — protein MDSPRPRPAPRPRPPSTAEHARPTGHAGPTEHAGTASLPEHESWALLRAAPVGRLAVVVDGAPDVFPVNHLVDHGTLVVRTAGGSKLAGALGQPVAFEVDGYDDASGEAWSVVVHGLASEVAQLHDAIDAFLLPSVSWHAGPKPHLLRVVPTRVTGHRFRRVATVGA, from the coding sequence ATGGACAGCCCCCGCCCCCGCCCCGCACCCCGCCCGCGTCCGCCGTCGACCGCCGAGCACGCCAGGCCCACGGGCCACGCCGGGCCCACGGAACATGCCGGGACCGCCTCGCTGCCCGAGCACGAGTCCTGGGCGCTGCTCCGGGCGGCCCCGGTCGGGCGCCTGGCGGTGGTCGTCGACGGGGCGCCCGACGTCTTCCCCGTGAACCACCTCGTGGACCACGGGACGTTGGTGGTCAGGACGGCGGGGGGCTCCAAGCTCGCGGGCGCCCTCGGTCAGCCGGTCGCCTTCGAGGTCGACGGGTACGACGACGCCTCCGGCGAGGCGTGGAGCGTGGTCGTCCACGGTCTCGCCTCGGAGGTGGCACAGCTGCACGACGCCATCGACGCCTTCCTGCTGCCGTCGGTCAGCTGGCACGCCGGGCCGAAGCCGCACCTCCTGCGCGTCGTCCCGACCAGGGTCACGGGCCACCGCTTCCGCCGGGTGGCGACCGTCGGAGCGTGA
- a CDS encoding DUF3117 domain-containing protein: MAAMKPRTGDGDLEVTKENRGLLMKVPLEGGGRLVIALSPAEADELAEALRATVG, encoded by the coding sequence ATGGCTGCCATGAAGCCCCGTACCGGAGACGGTGACCTCGAGGTCACCAAGGAGAACCGCGGCCTGCTGATGAAGGTGCCGCTGGAGGGCGGCGGACGCCTCGTCATCGCCCTGAGCCCCGCCGAGGCGGACGAGCTCGCCGAGGCGCTGCGGGCGACCGTCGGGTGA